GATCGCCCGGTCGGTGCCGCAGTCCTCTTCACGGATGATGACGTCCTGCGAGACGTCCACCAGACGACGGGTCAGGTAACCCGAGTCGGCGGTCCGCAGCGCGGTGTCAGCGAGACCCTTACGGGCACCGTGCGTGGAGATGAAGTACTCCAGCACGGACAGACCCTCCCGGTAGCTGGCCTTGATCGGCCGCGGGATGATCTCGCCCTTCGGGTTGGCCACCAGACCACGGATCGCTGCGATCTGCCGGAGCTGGAGCAGGTTACCGCGGGCACCCGAGTGGATCATCTTCCACAGTGGGTTCTCCTGCGGCAGCGCGGTGTCCATCTCCTTGGCGACCTCGTTGGTCGCCTTGGTCCAGATCTCGATGAGCTCGCCGCGACGCTCCTCGGCGGTCATCAGACCACGCTGGTACTGCTTGTCGATCCGGTCGGCTTCCTTCTCGTACTTCGCCAGGATCTCCGCCTTGCGCGGCGGAGCGATGACGTCCTCCATGCCGATCGTCACGCCGGACCAGGTGGCCCAGTGGAAACCGGCCTCCTTGAGCCCGTCCAGGGTGGCGGCCAGCGCCACCTTGGGGAAGCGCTCGGCGAGGTCGTTGACGATCGCGGAGAGCTGACCCTTGCGGATCTCGTAGTTCACGAAGCGGTAGCCCTGCGGCAGCGTCTCGTTGAACAGCACCCGACCCAGGGTGGTCTCCACGGTCAGCGCGTCACCCTCGACGAAGCCCTCCGGAGCGGACCACGCCTCGGCGCCGGCACCGTTGTCGACCTCGACCACACCACGAAGGCGGATCTTGACGGGCGCCTGCAGGTGCAGCTCACCGTTGTCGAAGGCCATCCGCGCCTCGGCGTCCGAGCTGAACGCCCGGCCCTCGCCCTTCTCACCGGCGGTGAGGTGGGTGAGGTGGTAGAGCCCGATGACCATGTCCTGGGTGGGCATGGTGACCGGCTTACCGTCGGCCGGCTTGAGGATGTTGTTCGACGACAGCATCAGGATCCGAGCCTCGGCCTGAGCCTCGGCGGACAGCGGCACGTGCACCGCCATCTGGTCACCGTCGAAGTCGGCGTTGAACGCCGTGCAGACCAGCGGGTGGATCTGGATGGCCTTGCCCTCGACCAGCTGCGGCTCGAAGGCCTGGATGCCCAGGCGGTGCAGGGTCGGCGCCCGGTTGAGCAGCACCGGGTGCTCGCCGATGACCTCTTCCAGCACGTCCCACACGACCGGGCGCTGACGCTCGACCATCCGCTTGGCGGACTTGATGTTCTGCGCGTGGTTGAGGTCCACCAGCCGCTTCATGACGAACGGCTTGAACAGCTCCAGGGCCATCTGCTTGGGCAGACCGCACTGGTGCAGCTTGAGCTTCGGGCCGACCACGATGACCGAACGGCCGGAGTAGTCGACACGCTTGCCCAGCAGGTTCTGGCGGAACCGGCCCTGCTTGCCCTTGAGCATGTCGGACAGCGACTTGAGCGGGCGGTTACCCGGGCCGGTGACCGGCCGGCCGCGACGGCCGTTGTCGAACAGCGCGTCGACGGCCTCCTGGAGCATCCGCTTCTCGTTGTTGACGATGATCTCGGGAGCACCGAGGTCGATCAGCCGCTTGAGGCGGTTGTTCCGGTTGATCACGCGGCGGTACAGGTCGTTCAGGTCCGAGGTCGCGAACCGGCCACCGTCGAGCTGCACCATCGGGCGCAGGTCCGGCGGGATGACCGGGACGCAGTCCAGCACCATGCCGAGCGGCGAGTTGCGGGTGTTCAGGAACGCCGCCACGACCTTGAGCCGCTTGAGCGCCCGGATCTTCCGCTGGCCCTTACCGGACCGGATGGTCTCCCGCAGGCTCTCGGCCTCGGCGTCGAGGTCCATGTTCTGGACCAGCGCCTTGATCGCCTCCGCGCCCATGGAACCGGTGAAGTACTCACCGAACCGGTCGCGCAGCTCGCGGTAGAGCAGCTCGTCGGTGACGAGCTGCTTCGGCTCCAGCTTGCGGAAGGTGTCCAGCACCTCGTCCAGGCGGTCGATCTCGCGCTGGGCCCGGTCGCGGATCTGGCGCATTTCGCGCTCTCCGCCCTCCTTGACCTTGCGCCGGACGTCCGCCTTCGCGCCCTCGGCCTCCAGCTCGGCCAGGTCGGCCTCGAGCTTGGCGGCGCGCTTCTCGATCTCCGAGTCACGGCTGTTCTCGGACTGCCGCTTCTCGGCCAGGATCTCGTTCTCGATCGTCGAGAGGTCACGGTGACGCGACTCCGCGTCCACGCTCGTCACGACGTACGAGGCGAAGTAGATGATCTTTTCGAGGTCCTTGGGGGCGAGGTCCAGCAGGTAGCCCAGCCGGCTCGGAACGCCCTTGAAGTACCAGATGTGGGTCACCGGAGCAGCGAGCTCGATGTGCCCCATCCGCTCACGACGGACCTTGGAGCGAGTCACCTCGACGCCGCAGCGCTCACAGATGATGCCCTTGAACCGAACGCGCTTGTACTTACCGCAGTAGCACTCCCAGTCGCGCTGCGGACCGAAGATCTTCTCGCAGAAGAGCCCGTCCTTCTCCGGCTTCAGGGTGCGGTAGTTGATCGTCTCAGGCTTCTTGACCTCGCCGTGCGACCACTGACGGATGTCGTCGGCGGTGGCGAGACCAATGCGCAGCTCGTCGAAGAAGTTGACGTCGAGCACTATGTCCCCTATGTCGTCGTCTGTACTGCTAATTCTCGGGCGGGGTCGGGGGCCGGCGAACCGGCCCCCGACCGCTCACCTCAGACCTCTTCGACCGAGCTCGGCTCGCGCCGGGACAGGTCGATGCCCAGCTCCTCAGCGGCCCGGAACACCTCGTCGTCGGTCTCGCGCATTTCCAGGGCCACACCGTCGCTGGAGAGCACCTCGACGTTGAGGCACAGCGACTGCAGCTCCTTGAGCAGCACCTTGAACGACTCCGGGATGCCCGGCTCCGGGATGTTCTCGCCCTTGACGATGGCCTCGTAGACCTTCACCCGGCCGAGCACGTCGTCGGACTTGATCGTGAGCAGCTCCTGCAGGGCGTACGCGGCGCCGTACGCCTGCATCGCCCAGCACTCCATCTCACCGAAACGCTGACCACCGAACTGCGCCTTACCACCCAGCGGCTGCTGCGTGATCATCGAGTACGGCCCGGTCGAACGAGCGTGGATCTTGTCGTCGACCAGGTGGTTGAGCTTCAGGATGTAGACGTAGCCGACCGCGATCGGGTCGGGCAGCGGCTCGCCGGAACGACCGTCGAACAGCTGCGCCTTGCCGGTACGCCCGATCAGCTGCTTGCCGTCCCGGTTGGGCAGGCTCGACTCGAGCAGACCGGAGATCTCCTCCTCGCGGGCACCGTCGAAGACCGGGGTGGCCACGTTGGTGTCCCCCTCGGACTCGTGCGCGTCGATCGAGCGGAGCTGGCGCTTCCAGTCGGCGTCGTCACCCTCGACCTTCCAACCGGTCTTGGCGACCCAACCGAGGTGGGTCTCCAGAACCTGGCCGATGTTCATCCGGCTCGGCACACCGAGCGGGTTGAGCACGATGTCGACCGGGGTGCCGTCCTCAAGGAACGGCATGTCCTCGATCGGAAGGATCTTCGAGATGACGCCCTTGTTGCCGTGCCGGCCGGCGAGCTTGTCGCCGTCCTGGATCTTGCGCTTCTGGGCGACGTAGACCCGGACCAGCTCGTTGACACCCGGCGGCAACTCGTCGCCGTCCTCGCGGGAGAACGTGCGCACACCGATGACCGTGCCGGTCTCGCCGTGCGGCACCTTCAGCGAGGTGTCCCGAACCTCACGCGCCTTCTCACCGAAGATCGCGCGGAGCAGTCGCTCCTCCGGGGTCAGCTCGGTCTCACCCTTGGGCGTGACCTTGCCGACCAGGATGTCACCGGGGACGACCTCGGCACCGATCCGGATGATGCCGCGCTCGTCGAGGTCAGCGAGCATTTCCTCGCTGACGTTCGGGATGTCGCGGGTGATCTCCTCCGGACCGAGCTTGGTGTCCCGGGCGTCGACCTCGTGCTCCTCGATGTGGATCGAGGTGAGCACGTCCTGCTGCACGAGGCGCTGCGACAGGATGATCGCGTCCTCGTAGTTGTGACCCTCCCAGCACATGAACGCCACCAGCAGGTTGCGTCCGAGTGCCATCTCGCCTTCGTCGGTGCACGGACCGTCGGCGATGACCTGACCGGCCTCGACGCGGTCGCCCTCGAAGACCACCGGCTTCTGGTTGACGCAGGAGCCGGCGTTGGAGCGGCGGAACTTGTGCAGCAGGTACGTCCGGCGGTGGCCGTCATCCTGGTGGATGGTGACGTAGTCGGCGCAGAGATCCTCGATCACACCGCCGACCTCGGCGACAACCACGTCGCCAGCGTCGACCGCGGCCCGGTATTCCATGCCCGTACCCACGAGCGGCGCCTCGGCCTTGACCAGCGGCACTGCCTGGCGCTGCATGTTCGCGCCCATCAGTGCCCGGTTGGCGTCGTCGTGCTCGAGGAACGGGATCATGGCGGTCGCGACCGAGGTCATCTGCCGGGGCGAGACGTCCATGTAGTCGACGGCACCGGGGACGACGTCCTCGGTCTCGCCGCCCTTACGACGGCAGAGCACCCGTTCCTCGGCGAACGTGCCGTCAGCCTTCAGGCGCGCGTTGGCCTGGGCCTTGACGAACCGGTCCTCCTCGTCCGCGGTCAGGTAGTCGATCTGGTCGGTGACCCGACCCTCGACGACCTTCCGGTACGGCGTCTCGATGAAGCCGAACGGGTTGACCCGGGCGAAGGTGG
This portion of the Micromonospora zamorensis genome encodes:
- a CDS encoding DNA-directed RNA polymerase subunit beta': MLDVNFFDELRIGLATADDIRQWSHGEVKKPETINYRTLKPEKDGLFCEKIFGPQRDWECYCGKYKRVRFKGIICERCGVEVTRSKVRRERMGHIELAAPVTHIWYFKGVPSRLGYLLDLAPKDLEKIIYFASYVVTSVDAESRHRDLSTIENEILAEKRQSENSRDSEIEKRAAKLEADLAELEAEGAKADVRRKVKEGGEREMRQIRDRAQREIDRLDEVLDTFRKLEPKQLVTDELLYRELRDRFGEYFTGSMGAEAIKALVQNMDLDAEAESLRETIRSGKGQRKIRALKRLKVVAAFLNTRNSPLGMVLDCVPVIPPDLRPMVQLDGGRFATSDLNDLYRRVINRNNRLKRLIDLGAPEIIVNNEKRMLQEAVDALFDNGRRGRPVTGPGNRPLKSLSDMLKGKQGRFRQNLLGKRVDYSGRSVIVVGPKLKLHQCGLPKQMALELFKPFVMKRLVDLNHAQNIKSAKRMVERQRPVVWDVLEEVIGEHPVLLNRAPTLHRLGIQAFEPQLVEGKAIQIHPLVCTAFNADFDGDQMAVHVPLSAEAQAEARILMLSSNNILKPADGKPVTMPTQDMVIGLYHLTHLTAGEKGEGRAFSSDAEARMAFDNGELHLQAPVKIRLRGVVEVDNGAGAEAWSAPEGFVEGDALTVETTLGRVLFNETLPQGYRFVNYEIRKGQLSAIVNDLAERFPKVALAATLDGLKEAGFHWATWSGVTIGMEDVIAPPRKAEILAKYEKEADRIDKQYQRGLMTAEERRGELIEIWTKATNEVAKEMDTALPQENPLWKMIHSGARGNLLQLRQIAAIRGLVANPKGEIIPRPIKASYREGLSVLEYFISTHGARKGLADTALRTADSGYLTRRLVDVSQDVIIREEDCGTDRAIPMQIGEKLDGKLVVHTHAETSVHARTLADDIKGPDGTVVAERGQDINSIGVDKIVAAGVETVRVRSVLTCESKLGVCAACYGRSLPTGKSVDIGEAVGIIAAQSIGEPGTQLTMRTFHTGGVAGEDITQGLPRVQEIFEARVPKGKAPIADTPGRIRIEDGERSRKIIVVPDDGSEEIVYDKISKRVKLRTHDGGHVAVGEKLTEGTIDPHELLRIMGPRAVQVHLTSEVQEVYRSQGVLIHDKHIEIIIRQMLKRVTVIDSGSTEFLPGVLVDRALFESENRRLVSEGGEPAAGRPVLMGITKASLATDSWLSAASFQETTRVLTDAAINSRSDSLVGLKENVIIGKLIPAGTGISKYRNVRVEPTEEAKAKVYSMTGYPETDYGFGPAGGQAVPLDDFDFGSYR
- a CDS encoding DNA-directed RNA polymerase subunit beta, encoding MAASRPAKTSRTSSAFAPRRVSFGRITEHLEVPNLLAIQNESFDWLVGNEAWQGRSADDPHARSGLAEILEEISPIEDFSGTMSLSFSAPRFDEVKASIEECKEKDLTYCAPLFVTAEFTNNTTGEIKSQTVFMGDFPMMTPKGTFVINGTERVVVSQLVRSPGVYFSKEPDKTSDRDLSSVKVIPSRGAWLEFDIDKRDTVGVRIDRKRRQAVTVLLKAVGWSAERIRERFGWSELMMTTLEKDHIAGADEALLDIYRKLRPGEPPTRENAQTLLDNLFFNPKRYDVAKVGRYKFNKKLEVGVPITTGTLTEDDIVATVEYLCRLHAGEDGYEADDIDHFGNRRLRTVGELIQNQVRVGLSRMERVVRERMTTQDVEAITPQTLINIRPVVAAIKEFFGTSQLSQFMDQTNPLAGLTHRRRLSALGPGGLSRERAGFEVRDVHPSHYGRMCPIETPEGPNIGLIGALSTFARVNPFGFIETPYRKVVEGRVTDQIDYLTADEEDRFVKAQANARLKADGTFAEERVLCRRKGGETEDVVPGAVDYMDVSPRQMTSVATAMIPFLEHDDANRALMGANMQRQAVPLVKAEAPLVGTGMEYRAAVDAGDVVVAEVGGVIEDLCADYVTIHQDDGHRRTYLLHKFRRSNAGSCVNQKPVVFEGDRVEAGQVIADGPCTDEGEMALGRNLLVAFMCWEGHNYEDAIILSQRLVQQDVLTSIHIEEHEVDARDTKLGPEEITRDIPNVSEEMLADLDERGIIRIGAEVVPGDILVGKVTPKGETELTPEERLLRAIFGEKAREVRDTSLKVPHGETGTVIGVRTFSREDGDELPPGVNELVRVYVAQKRKIQDGDKLAGRHGNKGVISKILPIEDMPFLEDGTPVDIVLNPLGVPSRMNIGQVLETHLGWVAKTGWKVEGDDADWKRQLRSIDAHESEGDTNVATPVFDGAREEEISGLLESSLPNRDGKQLIGRTGKAQLFDGRSGEPLPDPIAVGYVYILKLNHLVDDKIHARSTGPYSMITQQPLGGKAQFGGQRFGEMECWAMQAYGAAYALQELLTIKSDDVLGRVKVYEAIVKGENIPEPGIPESFKVLLKELQSLCLNVEVLSSDGVALEMRETDDEVFRAAEELGIDLSRREPSSVEEV